A stretch of Candidatus Bathyarchaeota archaeon DNA encodes these proteins:
- a CDS encoding aldo/keto reductase, producing MEYRVLGRTGFKVSIITLGGCGVGWLSQEEVDEAVQLALKHGVNMVDVAPTYGEAEDRLGKWVRKLRDKLFLAEKTLKRDRDGAWMELNASLKKLGVKSFDLYQMHAVKDFDDLEKALEVGGAIEAFKEARETGLIRFIGVTTHDVRVALKAIEKFDFDTVMIPIGLFSLVSPKPRSDFRPVLKAAKDRDVGVIAIKAIAKRPWKGEKRYRTWYEPLDEQEEIDAAVWFTLSQEGVATYSLACDVRLWPMILDAAERFRRLSAEEQKRALEKARLKDFEYIYTD from the coding sequence TTGGAGTATAGGGTTCTCGGTAGAACGGGGTTTAAGGTATCGATAATAACGCTAGGTGGATGCGGCGTCGGCTGGCTAAGCCAAGAGGAGGTGGACGAGGCTGTTCAACTAGCTTTAAAGCATGGCGTGAACATGGTGGACGTAGCCCCCACTTACGGTGAGGCTGAGGATAGACTTGGGAAATGGGTTCGAAAGCTCAGGGACAAACTGTTTCTGGCAGAGAAAACGTTGAAGAGAGATAGGGATGGAGCTTGGATGGAGCTTAACGCGAGCTTGAAGAAGCTTGGTGTTAAGAGCTTTGACCTTTATCAGATGCATGCCGTGAAGGATTTCGACGATCTAGAGAAGGCCTTAGAGGTAGGCGGAGCCATAGAGGCTTTTAAGGAGGCCAGGGAAACAGGTCTCATAAGGTTTATAGGGGTAACGACCCACGACGTTAGGGTCGCTCTTAAGGCCATCGAGAAGTTCGACTTCGACACTGTGATGATCCCGATAGGTCTATTCAGCCTAGTGTCTCCTAAGCCGCGAAGCGACTTTAGGCCTGTTCTCAAAGCCGCGAAGGATAGAGACGTCGGAGTAATCGCCATTAAAGCGATAGCTAAACGGCCGTGGAAGGGGGAAAAGAGATACCGGACATGGTATGAGCCTCTAGACGAGCAGGAGGAGATAGACGCAGCCGTGTGGTTTACGCTATCTCAGGAGGGGGTCGCCACCTACTCGCTGGCATGCGACGTCAGGCTCTGGCCCATGATCCTAGACGCGGCTGAACGGTTTAGAAGGCTCAGTGCTGAAGAACAAAAGCGGGCTCTAGAGAAAGCTCGGCTCAAGGACTTCGAATACATATACACCGACTAG
- a CDS encoding MFS transporter — MEELVEFTKGLRNFLRRQSYNFKVLIVKRGLESFFSGFTSNYTSVYVTKLGADPVQLGGLNSLGAITSAILALPMGWLLDTYSLKKTYLLTLILSILLPLTYAVSMDWRMALIPVALGYITMSASMVVENVILANSLRDEDRATGIGLIQALTGVAMSLSPTLAGLVLNMLGGLEVEYMRALFLIQLIGSCLAFAWILFRFKEPTNTVRRSVKLNFIEDLKEVLASSRSKKWLLVELSGGFIFGMVIPFIYVYAAEVKHADALTLGLMGSGMNFTYMVSSIPIGKLADRIGRKKTIMLLRPTLYLSMILLVVAPSPEYLILAMALRGFTWGGMAAWSSLALELVSESERGRWSGVIQLLRNLFRVPAPLVGGYLWAVLDPSAPFLILVLTDIMFRLPLIALTPETLEARNSR; from the coding sequence GTGGAAGAGCTAGTGGAGTTTACCAAGGGGCTCAGGAACTTCCTCCGAAGACAAAGCTATAACTTCAAGGTCTTGATCGTCAAGAGGGGGCTAGAGTCCTTCTTCTCAGGCTTCACCAGCAACTACACCTCGGTCTACGTCACCAAGCTCGGCGCCGACCCTGTCCAACTCGGTGGACTTAACAGTCTAGGCGCCATAACATCCGCCATACTCGCGTTGCCGATGGGGTGGCTTCTGGACACCTATAGCTTAAAGAAGACATACTTGTTAACTTTGATCCTCTCTATTCTGCTTCCTCTGACGTACGCGGTTTCCATGGATTGGCGCATGGCTCTGATACCCGTCGCACTAGGCTACATAACGATGAGTGCTAGTATGGTGGTCGAGAACGTCATACTAGCAAACAGCCTCAGAGACGAGGACCGAGCCACCGGGATCGGTCTAATCCAAGCCTTAACGGGAGTGGCGATGTCGCTTTCACCGACCTTAGCAGGTTTAGTATTGAACATGCTTGGGGGGCTTGAGGTCGAGTATATGAGAGCGCTCTTCCTCATACAGTTGATCGGCTCCTGTCTGGCCTTTGCGTGGATCCTATTTAGATTTAAAGAACCTACGAACACGGTTAGAAGGTCTGTGAAGTTAAATTTCATCGAAGACCTCAAAGAGGTGTTGGCCTCAAGTAGGTCTAAGAAGTGGCTTCTAGTCGAGCTTTCCGGGGGCTTCATATTCGGCATGGTCATTCCCTTCATCTACGTGTACGCGGCTGAGGTTAAGCACGCCGATGCCTTAACCCTCGGGTTGATGGGTTCAGGCATGAACTTCACCTACATGGTATCCTCCATACCGATAGGTAAGCTTGCAGACCGTATAGGACGTAAAAAGACAATAATGCTTCTGAGACCGACCCTCTACCTTTCGATGATCCTCCTAGTGGTCGCTCCGAGCCCCGAGTACCTGATCTTGGCTATGGCGTTAAGGGGGTTTACGTGGGGAGGAATGGCCGCTTGGTCTTCGCTGGCTTTAGAACTCGTGTCCGAATCTGAGCGGGGGAGGTGGAGCGGTGTGATACAGCTTCTCAGAAACCTATTCCGCGTACCCGCTCCTCTCGTAGGAGGATATCTATGGGCTGTCTTAGACCCTTCCGCACCGTTTCTGATACTCGTTTTAACAGATATCATGTTCAGATTACCCCTTATAGCGTTGACCCCTGAGACCCTAGAGGCTAGGAACAGCCGATGA
- a CDS encoding DUF362 domain-containing protein — protein sequence MADVYLVKAVRPRYDKSESLVNKIPELMERAGIKDVVKDGDVVAIKVHFGVRGGYRIIRPQFIRAVVDVVKGLGGKPFVTDTWGLNHVYDAFYNGLSYATLGAPVLPANGIKENDFRVVKLDEYYWLREVEVAGNIYDADVLINFAHAKGHGGAGYGGVIKNIALGCVTQRTRRAQHSKEREVGVKAFHEAMADVVKAVLSNKQGKVFHMLWIMDVVEHCDCTAFGMIPLVPDIGVAASKDLVSVEKAGLDLINQAPSVPGSVADKYGLKPGENKFLRIHGRDPYVQVEVAEKAGLGSSQYKLIEL from the coding sequence ATGGCCGATGTTTACCTGGTTAAAGCCGTCAGGCCTAGATATGATAAGTCTGAGAGCCTTGTGAATAAGATCCCTGAGCTCATGGAGAGGGCTGGGATCAAAGACGTGGTTAAAGACGGAGACGTAGTAGCTATAAAGGTTCACTTCGGCGTGAGAGGAGGATATAGGATAATCAGACCCCAGTTCATCCGCGCGGTTGTAGATGTCGTTAAAGGACTAGGTGGAAAACCGTTTGTGACAGATACCTGGGGGTTGAACCACGTATACGATGCCTTCTACAACGGGTTAAGCTATGCGACGCTTGGGGCTCCTGTGCTACCGGCTAACGGGATCAAGGAGAACGATTTTAGGGTGGTCAAGCTGGACGAGTATTACTGGTTAAGAGAGGTCGAGGTTGCGGGTAACATATACGATGCAGACGTCTTGATAAACTTCGCCCACGCTAAAGGCCACGGAGGAGCAGGTTACGGCGGCGTTATCAAGAATATAGCGTTAGGTTGCGTAACCCAGAGGACTAGAAGGGCTCAGCACTCGAAGGAGAGGGAGGTGGGTGTGAAGGCCTTTCACGAAGCCATGGCCGACGTGGTTAAGGCGGTATTATCCAATAAGCAGGGTAAGGTTTTCCATATGCTCTGGATAATGGATGTCGTGGAGCACTGCGACTGCACGGCCTTCGGCATGATACCTTTGGTTCCAGACATAGGAGTAGCGGCTTCTAAAGACCTGGTCTCCGTTGAGAAGGCTGGGCTAGACCTTATAAACCAAGCCCCATCCGTCCCAGGGTCGGTGGCGGATAAGTATGGGCTTAAACCAGGTGAAAACAAGTTTCTACGCATACACGGTAGAGACCCCTATGTTCAAGTCGAGGTCGCCGAGAAAGCCGGTCTTGGAAGCAGCCAGTATAAGCTGATAGAGCTTTAA
- a CDS encoding VWA domain-containing protein: MKRLVLCLDISESMGYGEPSKLKQAVEAAVKTVETLRSETLTGLVVFDSEPEVLLEPKRIFPNEVREILASLRPRGVSRIAAGLEKAVTLASSNGEVVLISDGRANLSLDRSIGFEGLVELEQELIDIAKKASQNRVKIHTIAVGEDSFTCTFKALSNTSGGRFYLAETFLGLAEASKPLIPVLTLENLTVYPAPAELPEAQPTWTRESQMTHVAVVSDRLYEAYGESRVAVLRNPVNGREARVALQTVESPILAPYRGRRAKVVQRLRGDEAILLDRTYRDFLLVKTREQVSLTLYRTGG; this comes from the coding sequence TTGAAGAGGCTAGTCCTATGCCTGGACATAAGCGAGAGTATGGGTTACGGAGAGCCTTCGAAGCTTAAACAGGCCGTCGAGGCGGCTGTTAAGACCGTTGAGACTTTAAGGTCTGAAACGCTTACGGGGCTTGTTGTATTCGACTCGGAGCCTGAAGTTCTTTTAGAGCCCAAGCGAATCTTCCCTAACGAGGTGAGGGAGATACTTGCATCTCTCAGGCCTAGGGGTGTCAGCCGGATAGCCGCAGGTTTAGAGAAGGCCGTTACGTTAGCGTCTTCTAACGGAGAAGTCGTACTCATATCTGACGGAAGAGCTAACCTAAGCCTAGACCGCTCCATAGGTTTTGAAGGGCTCGTAGAGCTCGAACAAGAGCTCATAGATATCGCCAAGAAAGCCTCTCAGAACCGGGTGAAGATCCATACTATAGCCGTCGGTGAGGATTCCTTTACCTGCACGTTCAAGGCTCTGTCGAATACCTCTGGAGGCAGGTTCTACTTGGCTGAGACCTTCCTAGGTTTAGCCGAAGCCTCTAAGCCGCTCATCCCTGTCTTAACGCTTGAGAACCTAACGGTTTACCCTGCTCCAGCCGAGCTGCCTGAGGCCCAGCCTACTTGGACAAGGGAGTCTCAGATGACCCACGTGGCCGTGGTATCGGATAGGCTTTACGAAGCCTATGGAGAGAGCCGGGTAGCGGTCCTCAGAAACCCGGTGAACGGTAGGGAGGCTAGGGTTGCTTTGCAGACGGTCGAGTCGCCTATACTGGCTCCGTATAGAGGCCGTAGGGCTAAAGTCGTTCAACGCTTACGTGGGGACGAGGCTATACTACTGGATAGGACCTATAGGGACTTTCTACTCGTAAAAACCA